A single Primulina eburnea isolate SZY01 chromosome 11, ASM2296580v1, whole genome shotgun sequence DNA region contains:
- the LOC140805332 gene encoding cytochrome b561 domain-containing protein At4g18260-like isoform X1 → MHTLQNKFYIIIFTLLFLLNSGECSSNERNEEASHHKNITKQVMNPQKTCDMALHGILLWASIGFLMPVGILTIRMSSTKGFNLRKHKILFHVHAVFQVISVLLATIGAALSIRNFENAFNNSHQRIGLAIYGAIYVQVLVGLKRPKRGTRDRSRWYILHWILGTIISLVGILNIYTGLQAYHKKTSNSSKLWTIIFTAQISFMGILYLFQDKWDYMQKQRIVDNGDTMISQVELDNQKDEPSRKSNALGTHFSRNNALNKLFQST, encoded by the exons ATGCATACACTTCAAAATAAGTTCTATATCATAATCTTTACTCTTCTGTTTCTTCTTAATTCTGGTGAATGCTCATCTAATGAACGGAACGAAGAAGCGAGTCATCACAAAAACATCACCAAACAA GTGATGAATCCTCAAAAGACATGTGATATGGCCCTTCACGGGATTCTTTTATGGGCTTCGATCGGATTCTTGATGCCTGTTGGAATATTAACAATTAGAATGTCTAGCACAAAGGGCTTCAATCTCAGAAAGCACAAAATATTGTTCCATGTTCATGCAGTTTTCCAG GTGATTTCAGTGCTGCTAGCCACGATTGGAGCAGCTTTATCAAtcagaaattttgaaaatgcaTTCAACAACAGTCACCAAAGAATAGGGCTAGCAATCTATGGGGCCATTTATGTACAAGTTCTGGTTGGCTTGAAAAGGCCTAAAAG AGGAACTAGAGATCGAAGCAGATGGTATATTTTGCATTGGATACTTGGAACAATAATCTCGTTGGTGGGGATCTTAAACATTTACACAGGTTTACAAGCATACCATAAAAAGACATCAAATAGCTCGAAACTTTGGACTATAATTTTCACAGCTCAAATCTCATTCATGGGAATCTTGTATCTTTTTCAAGACAAATGGGATTACATGCAAAAACAAAGGATTGTAGATAATGGTGACACAATGATTTCCCAAGTTGAATTGGACAACCAAAAGGATGAGCCATCCAGGAAGAGCAATGCACTTGGGACTCACTTTTCAAGAAATAATGCCCTCAATAAGTTGTTTCAatcaacatga
- the LOC140805332 gene encoding cytochrome b561 domain-containing protein At4g18260-like isoform X2 translates to MFWNTFELLPQVMNPQKTCDMALHGILLWASIGFLMPVGILTIRMSSTKGFNLRKHKILFHVHAVFQVISVLLATIGAALSIRNFENAFNNSHQRIGLAIYGAIYVQVLVGLKRPKRGTRDRSRWYILHWILGTIISLVGILNIYTGLQAYHKKTSNSSKLWTIIFTAQISFMGILYLFQDKWDYMQKQRIVDNGDTMISQVELDNQKDEPSRKSNALGTHFSRNNALNKLFQST, encoded by the exons AtgttttggaacacttttgagtTACTTCCGCAGGTGATGAATCCTCAAAAGACATGTGATATGGCCCTTCACGGGATTCTTTTATGGGCTTCGATCGGATTCTTGATGCCTGTTGGAATATTAACAATTAGAATGTCTAGCACAAAGGGCTTCAATCTCAGAAAGCACAAAATATTGTTCCATGTTCATGCAGTTTTCCAG GTGATTTCAGTGCTGCTAGCCACGATTGGAGCAGCTTTATCAAtcagaaattttgaaaatgcaTTCAACAACAGTCACCAAAGAATAGGGCTAGCAATCTATGGGGCCATTTATGTACAAGTTCTGGTTGGCTTGAAAAGGCCTAAAAG AGGAACTAGAGATCGAAGCAGATGGTATATTTTGCATTGGATACTTGGAACAATAATCTCGTTGGTGGGGATCTTAAACATTTACACAGGTTTACAAGCATACCATAAAAAGACATCAAATAGCTCGAAACTTTGGACTATAATTTTCACAGCTCAAATCTCATTCATGGGAATCTTGTATCTTTTTCAAGACAAATGGGATTACATGCAAAAACAAAGGATTGTAGATAATGGTGACACAATGATTTCCCAAGTTGAATTGGACAACCAAAAGGATGAGCCATCCAGGAAGAGCAATGCACTTGGGACTCACTTTTCAAGAAATAATGCCCTCAATAAGTTGTTTCAatcaacatga
- the LOC140805332 gene encoding cytochrome b561 domain-containing protein At4g18260-like isoform X3 codes for MNPQKTCDMALHGILLWASIGFLMPVGILTIRMSSTKGFNLRKHKILFHVHAVFQVISVLLATIGAALSIRNFENAFNNSHQRIGLAIYGAIYVQVLVGLKRPKRGTRDRSRWYILHWILGTIISLVGILNIYTGLQAYHKKTSNSSKLWTIIFTAQISFMGILYLFQDKWDYMQKQRIVDNGDTMISQVELDNQKDEPSRKSNALGTHFSRNNALNKLFQST; via the exons ATGAATCCTCAAAAGACATGTGATATGGCCCTTCACGGGATTCTTTTATGGGCTTCGATCGGATTCTTGATGCCTGTTGGAATATTAACAATTAGAATGTCTAGCACAAAGGGCTTCAATCTCAGAAAGCACAAAATATTGTTCCATGTTCATGCAGTTTTCCAG GTGATTTCAGTGCTGCTAGCCACGATTGGAGCAGCTTTATCAAtcagaaattttgaaaatgcaTTCAACAACAGTCACCAAAGAATAGGGCTAGCAATCTATGGGGCCATTTATGTACAAGTTCTGGTTGGCTTGAAAAGGCCTAAAAG AGGAACTAGAGATCGAAGCAGATGGTATATTTTGCATTGGATACTTGGAACAATAATCTCGTTGGTGGGGATCTTAAACATTTACACAGGTTTACAAGCATACCATAAAAAGACATCAAATAGCTCGAAACTTTGGACTATAATTTTCACAGCTCAAATCTCATTCATGGGAATCTTGTATCTTTTTCAAGACAAATGGGATTACATGCAAAAACAAAGGATTGTAGATAATGGTGACACAATGATTTCCCAAGTTGAATTGGACAACCAAAAGGATGAGCCATCCAGGAAGAGCAATGCACTTGGGACTCACTTTTCAAGAAATAATGCCCTCAATAAGTTGTTTCAatcaacatga
- the LOC140804742 gene encoding high mobility group B protein 14-like isoform X2 has translation MSNGRKIHSSDSSSASLSTKITSSRNHGGTALAVKSLKNTKKSSRKANWTKSKIKAAKFEDMKPKKPPTAFFYFLEDFRKEYQEHNPDVKSMRDIGKACGQKWKTMTYEGKVHYYDVATKKRAEFDRAMADFVKRKESGKFEEDDDDSEFGG, from the exons ATGTCGAATGGAAGAAAAATTCATTCCAGTGATTCATCTTCAGCTTCTCTTTCTACCAAAATCACCTCAAGCCGAAACCACGG GGGAACGGCACTGGCCGTGAAATCATTGAAGAATACGAAAAAGTCCTCGAGAAAAGCCAATTGGACGAAGTCTAAGATAAAGGCGGCGAAGTTTGAAGATATGAAGCCCAAGAAACCGCCAACAGCTTTCTTCTACTTCtt GGAAGATTTTCGTAAGGAATATCAGGAGCATAATCCAGACGTCAAGTCAATGCGAGAT ATTGGGAAGGCGTGTGGACAAAAGTGGAAAACAATGACGTACGAG GGAAAGGTGCATTATTATGATGTTGCTACCAAGAAACGGGCCGAATTTGATAGAGCTATGGCAGACTTTGTTAAAAGAAAG GAAAGTGGGAAGTTTGAAGAGGACGATGATGACTCAGAGTTTGGTGGGTGA
- the LOC140804742 gene encoding high mobility group B protein 14-like isoform X1 yields MSNGRKIHSSDSSSASLSTKITSSRNHGGTALAVKSLKNTKKSSRKANWTKSKIKAAKFEDMKPKKPPTAFFYFLEDFRKEYQEHNPDVKSMRDIGKACGQKWKTMTYEGKVHYYDVATKKRAEFDRAMADFVKRKKNNLQESGKFEEDDDDSEFGG; encoded by the exons ATGTCGAATGGAAGAAAAATTCATTCCAGTGATTCATCTTCAGCTTCTCTTTCTACCAAAATCACCTCAAGCCGAAACCACGG GGGAACGGCACTGGCCGTGAAATCATTGAAGAATACGAAAAAGTCCTCGAGAAAAGCCAATTGGACGAAGTCTAAGATAAAGGCGGCGAAGTTTGAAGATATGAAGCCCAAGAAACCGCCAACAGCTTTCTTCTACTTCtt GGAAGATTTTCGTAAGGAATATCAGGAGCATAATCCAGACGTCAAGTCAATGCGAGAT ATTGGGAAGGCGTGTGGACAAAAGTGGAAAACAATGACGTACGAG GGAAAGGTGCATTATTATGATGTTGCTACCAAGAAACGGGCCGAATTTGATAGAGCTATGGCAGACTTTGTTAAAAGAAAG AAAAACAATCTGCAGGAAAGTGGGAAGTTTGAAGAGGACGATGATGACTCAGAGTTTGGTGGGTGA